AGACGCTCCTGCGGGAAATCGGCGCGGCCCTGGGCGAATAGCGGCGCCACCGCCCGATCCTTCCCGCCTTCGCGCGTTCATCCGCATGCCGACCGTATTTGCGACGCCGGGGCTGCACGGGGGCCAAATCGCCCTAATTTAACGGCTCCGGGCTGACGCGCGCATCGTCGGCCAAGCGAGCCTCTTCAATGAAACCGCTCTCCCGTCTTCTCGCGGCGGCGCTCGGCCTGATGGCCGCCGCCTGCATGTTCCCGGCTTTCGCCACGCAGGAACCCTCCCCGGAGGCGCCATCCGCGCAGGAGCCATCCCAGCAAGAGCCCTCCCAGCAAGAGCCATCCGCGCAAGAGCCATCGCAAGAACCGACCACACGCGCCACGCCGAGTTACGGCCCCGAAACGGCGCGCGCCACTCGCGAGGCCGCGCAACGCTACGCCGATATCGCAAAGTCTGGCGGATGGCCGCGCATCGCCAAACCACTCGGCCCGGATTCGCACGGCAAGCCCGTCGCCGATCTGCGTCGCCGGCTGGCGATCGAGGGTTACCTCTCAAAGGACGCCAGCGACTCCGCCAACTGGGACGCCGCGCTTACCGACGCCGTCAAGGCGTTCCAGGCCAATATGGGGCTGGAGCAAACAGGCGCCGTGTCGCGTCAGACCCTGCGCGAGCTCAATGTGAAGCCGGCCGACCGAGCCCGCGCGCTCGCGGCGACGGCTGCGCGTCTGTCGCGAATGCGGTTTCACTTCGGCGACCGCTATGTCACCGTGAACATTCCAGCCACTGCGGTCGAAGCTGTGGAGGGCGACCGGGCGCTGGCGCATTATGACGCCATCGTCGGCGGCAAGCGCGATCCCTCGCCGCAGATCGCCACGCGGATCATCTCGGTGGACGTCAACCCGACCTGGACGGTCCCCGCCTCCATCATCCGCAAGGAGCTCCTGCCGAAGCTCAAACGAAATCCCGCTGCGCTCGCGCGGCAAAATATCCGCGTGCTGGACGGTCGCGGACGCGAGGTCGACCCCTCGAAGCTGCGCCGCCTTTCAGCGTCGCGCGCCGCCCGCTTCACCTTCCGCCAGGACCCCGGACCGAAGAACGCCCTCGGCTCGCTTCGCATCAACATGCCGAACAGCTCGGCCGTGTTCATGCACGACACGCCGCAAAAAAAGCTCTTCGACAGGGACTACCGCTTCCTGTCGCATGGTTGCGTGCGCGTCGAGGGCGTCTACGATCTCGCCGCCTGGCTGCTCGATCCGGAGGGCAAGGAATGGGACGAAGCGGCGCTGCGCGACGAGGTCGAGCAAGGCCGCACGGAGAAGATCAGATTGCGCCATCCGACGCCGGTGGCCTGGGTTTACATGACAGGCTGGGCGACAGGCGATGGCCCCGCGCATTTCCGCCATGACATCTACAATCTCGACAGAGGCGGCAAGTCGAAACCCCGCCACGGCCGCCGCGCCCGCGGGTGACCTTTGCGTCAGACGCGCCCGACGCGCGCCGTCGGGCGAAACCGATTGCGAAACGCGCGCCGGAATGGCTGCAAGGGGCGATCGACGTAACGGTACAGCAGCGCGCTCGCACACAGCACGACACAGAGGAGCAGGAAATGCCGGACCGCATTATCCGGCTTGTATCCCGCGCTCTCAAATAGCCACATCAGCGGGAAATGGAACAGAAAGGCCGGATAGGAGAGGCCTCCCAGAAAATGATCGAATTTCGCCTGCGGCAGGCGCGAACATCCCATCAACAGGGGGATTCCGACGACCAGTCCAAGGCTCGTCTCCACATTGAACGGACGCGCCGCCAGAGCGCCGACCAAAATCGCGCCATACATCAGGCACCCGACAAGCCAGACCGTCGCCACGGCGCCGTATCGCCTGTCATGCATCTCCATCCCCGCCAGAAATACGAAGAGGACGCCGGGCAGAAGCCGATACCCCCAGACGTCCGTGTCGATGACGCCCATCCCGGCCATCACCCAAACGACGAGGCTCGCCGCCAGGACACGCGCCCGCCTGTCTGCTGTCAGGCCCATCAGCAGCGGCGCGACGAGGTAGAACTGCAGTTCGAGACCGAGAGACCAGGCCGGGGGGATCAGCGTGAACTCCTCCGCATCGAACAGCACGCCGGAATGATCGCCGTTCCATCTGAGCCGAAAATCCAGCGGCGCGATGAACAGATTCGCCAGCCAGTCGGCGCCATCGGGCGGCGGCAGAAATGGCGACGCCACAGGCGCCGCCATCCAGATCGCCGCCGCGAGCAGGAGAACGCAGAGATAGGCGGGATAAATCCGCACCGCGCGTTCGGCATAATAGGCCAGGGCCCGGTTGCCGAAAGCCTTCAGGAGATGCGCGGAAACGCGCCCGGCCAGCAGAAAGAAGATGACGACCGCCGAGACGCCCGGGTTGAACCCCGCGATGGTGACGCCCAGATGGCTGTACATCACCACAAGAGCCAGGCACAGACGAAGCGTTCCGAACATGCCGCGGCCTACTTCCAGGGCTCCGTGCCGATCCACTGGAATTTCACGCTATTGTAGTGGTCGTCCGGCCGATACAGCGTCACGTCGAGATCGAGCGTCTTGGCCGAAAGCTCGCCCATGGAGGCAAGGAGCTGATAGCTGGTGACGACGCGCTGATTCTGGCCAATGACCATTGCGACGCGCGCATTGAGCAGCGTCGCTTCGGCGTTCAGCAGTTCCCACGTGGTTCGCTGACCATATTTCAGTTCCTCTCTCACGCCCGCGAGCGCCAGTTCCGACTTTGCGACATGATCCCGCGCCGCCGCCAGAAACTTCTCCGACTCCTTCCACGCCGCCCAGGCGGCTTCCACGGCCTGATGCACCTGAACGACCTGCTGGTCGTAGAGGAACATTGCTTCTGAGAGCTTTTCCTTGGTCTGCCGGATCGAGGCGTAAAGCACCCCGCCCTCGTAGATCGGCATGGAAAATTGCAGTCCGATGGCGCCCTGAAAGAAACGCTGACTGCTGTAGCCCGCGTAATCGAATTGCTGCCCCACCTGCCCGCTCACCCCGACGGTCGGCAGTAACTGTCCTTCCGCGATCCTGACCGCGGTCTCGGCGAGTTCGATATTGTAACGCGCGGCGTTGATGAGAGGATGCTGCTGATCCGCCTCCTTCAAGGCGTCCGGCAGAGACTTGGCCAACAGACTGTCAACGGTCTTGGCGGGCGACAGATCCTTCACTACCATGCCGGTGATCTGCTTGTAGATGGACAGGCTCGACGCAAGATTGACGTTCGCCGTCGCAAGATCCTGCTTGGCCTGCGCATAATAGGCTTCGGTCTGATAGACGTCGGTCAATGTCGCTTCGCCGCCGGCGAGGCGCTCCTTCGTCATGCTGATCTGCGTGTCGAGGACCTTGGTGTATTTGCTGCGCAGATTGACAATCGCGACGTCTCTCAAAACATTCATATAGGCGGAGGCGCCGTTCGTCAGGACGCTGAGTTCGACATTGCGCAGCGCCTCCCGCGACTGATGTATTTGCGCCTCTGCCTGATCGATGCCGTTGAGCCCGCGAAAGCCGTTGAAAATATTCCAGCTCACAACCAGCGCCGCGCCTCTCGGAGTCGTGAGGGCGCGGGTCTTTTGCGTGAG
The DNA window shown above is from Methylocystis echinoides and carries:
- a CDS encoding L,D-transpeptidase family protein, producing the protein MKPLSRLLAAALGLMAAACMFPAFATQEPSPEAPSAQEPSQQEPSQQEPSAQEPSQEPTTRATPSYGPETARATREAAQRYADIAKSGGWPRIAKPLGPDSHGKPVADLRRRLAIEGYLSKDASDSANWDAALTDAVKAFQANMGLEQTGAVSRQTLRELNVKPADRARALAATAARLSRMRFHFGDRYVTVNIPATAVEAVEGDRALAHYDAIVGGKRDPSPQIATRIISVDVNPTWTVPASIIRKELLPKLKRNPAALARQNIRVLDGRGREVDPSKLRRLSASRAARFTFRQDPGPKNALGSLRINMPNSSAVFMHDTPQKKLFDRDYRFLSHGCVRVEGVYDLAAWLLDPEGKEWDEAALRDEVEQGRTEKIRLRHPTPVAWVYMTGWATGDGPAHFRHDIYNLDRGGKSKPRHGRRARG
- a CDS encoding acyltransferase family protein, producing the protein MFGTLRLCLALVVMYSHLGVTIAGFNPGVSAVVIFFLLAGRVSAHLLKAFGNRALAYYAERAVRIYPAYLCVLLLAAAIWMAAPVASPFLPPPDGADWLANLFIAPLDFRLRWNGDHSGVLFDAEEFTLIPPAWSLGLELQFYLVAPLLMGLTADRRARVLAASLVVWVMAGMGVIDTDVWGYRLLPGVLFVFLAGMEMHDRRYGAVATVWLVGCLMYGAILVGALAARPFNVETSLGLVVGIPLLMGCSRLPQAKFDHFLGGLSYPAFLFHFPLMWLFESAGYKPDNAVRHFLLLCVVLCASALLYRYVDRPLQPFRRAFRNRFRPTARVGRV
- a CDS encoding TolC family outer membrane protein, producing MGMRPASLGLVLCLAFSPCARADTIRQALAGAYNTNPQLNAQRASTRAVDENLQAALGAFLPTATIQSNYSLLQQDILGLTQKTRALTTPRGAALVVSWNIFNGFRGLNGIDQAEAQIHQSREALRNVELSVLTNGASAYMNVLRDVAIVNLRSKYTKVLDTQISMTKERLAGGEATLTDVYQTEAYYAQAKQDLATANVNLASSLSIYKQITGMVVKDLSPAKTVDSLLAKSLPDALKEADQQHPLINAARYNIELAETAVRIAEGQLLPTVGVSGQVGQQFDYAGYSSQRFFQGAIGLQFSMPIYEGGVLYASIRQTKEKLSEAMFLYDQQVVQVHQAVEAAWAAWKESEKFLAAARDHVAKSELALAGVREELKYGQRTTWELLNAEATLLNARVAMVIGQNQRVVTSYQLLASMGELSAKTLDLDVTLYRPDDHYNSVKFQWIGTEPWK